In the Flavobacteriales bacterium genome, GCGGGCAGGTAGGCCCCGGCGATGTGGCCGATGTGCAGCGGCCCGTTGGCGTAGGGCAAGGCGGCGGTGATGGTGTGGCGGGCGGGGGTCTTCACGGGGTCTTGCGCTTCGGACCGCGAAAGTACCGTGGGGCGGAGGATGGGGAAGAACCGAAGTCGGTACCCCACGGCCTGCTGCCAATGGGCTCTACCTTTCCGCTCCAGTCATGCCCACAAGAACAGTACACACCGATACCCTCGCCTACCACGCCGCACAGACCGACACCGACCGCGCGATCTGCGAAACCCTGGCGAAAGAGATCAGTAAGCACCTGCCCGATGCCGAGAACAAGGTGTGGCACCGCCACCCCGTTTGGTTCCTTGACGGCAACCCGGTGGTGGGCTACAGCAAGCTAAAAGACTGCGTGCGGCTGTTGTTCTGGAGCGGCCAGTCTTTCGAGGAGACCGGACTGAAGCCGGAAGGCTCGTTCAAGGCCGCGGAGAAACGCTACACCACTGCCGAGGAGGTCGACGTAAAAGAACTGGCTCGCTGGCTGAGGCAGGCCCACGAGATCCAGTGGGACTACAAGAACATCGTGAAGCGAAGGGGCGTGTTGGAGCGACTGAAGTGAGCACCGGAGACTGTTCAGTAAAGTGTGTCAGGCCGGATTGCGAACTTCAACACCTGACCCATGGAGGACAAGACGGACAAGTTCGATTACGAAGCCTTCGAGAAGGAGGCCATGAAGCAATTGCTACTGGGCAAGCCCTTGAGCGGCAGCGATGGGGTGCTGACCCCGCTGGTGAAGCGACTGATGGAGGCCTCGCTACGGGGCGAGCTGAGCGCTCACCTGGCCGAGGAGCCGCCTGGAGGTAACCGGCGCAACGGACATGGGCGCAAGCGGGTGAAGACCGCCCACGGAGAGGTGGAGATCGCCACGCCGCGCGACCGTGAGGGAACCTTCGACCCGGTGCTGCTGCCCAAGCGCGAGCGCGTGCTGAACGCCGAGCTGGACATGAAGATCATCAAGCTCTACGGGCTTGGGATGAGCCAGCGCGACATAAGCGACCATGTGCGGGACCTGTACGGCATCGAGGTGAGCGAGGCCACGATCAGCGCGGTGACCGACCAGGTGATCGCCGATGTACAGACCTGGCGGCAGCGGCCCTTGGAGGCGCGCTACGCGATCGTGTGGCTCGATGCCATCCACTTCAAGGTGAAGCAGGAAGGGCGCGTGGTGAACAAGGCCGTATACACCGCCTTGGGCGTTGGCCCCGATGGCCACAAGGACCTGCTGGGCCTGTACGTGGGGCAGAGCGAAGGGGCCAAGTTCTGGCTGGGCGTGCTGGGCGACCTGCGCCAACGCGGCGTGGAGGACATGCTGATCGCATGCATCGACAACCTGAGCGGCTTCTCCGACGCGATCTCCTTGGTGTACCCACAGAGCGATATCCAGCTCTGCATCGTGCACCAGGTGCGCAATACCCTGAAGTACATCAGCTACAAGCACTACAAGGAGGTGGTCAAGGACATGCGGGCCATCTACCGGGCCCCTGGTGAGCAGCAAGCGCTGCATGCCCTGGAGGTCTTCAGCGACAAATGGGGGGAACGCTACCCGCAGGCGGTGAGCTCCTGGCACACCAACTGGCCGCTGCTGGCCAGCCAGTACCGCTACAGCGAGCGCATCCGGCGGCTCATCTACACCACCAATCCCATCGAGGGCTTCCACGCTCAGCTGCGCAAGTACACCAAGACCAAGCGCG is a window encoding:
- a CDS encoding DUF1801 domain-containing protein, which encodes MPTRTVHTDTLAYHAAQTDTDRAICETLAKEISKHLPDAENKVWHRHPVWFLDGNPVVGYSKLKDCVRLLFWSGQSFEETGLKPEGSFKAAEKRYTTAEEVDVKELARWLRQAHEIQWDYKNIVKRRGVLERLK